The Setaria italica strain Yugu1 chromosome IX, Setaria_italica_v2.0, whole genome shotgun sequence genome has a window encoding:
- the LOC101770412 gene encoding putative glycine-rich cell wall structural protein 1 encodes MARTKFLALSFIVLLGIGLSNVARVSRYVSAGGGGGGGGGGGGSGNGSGSGSGYGSGSGYGQAGGSSGGAYASGGGNGEGGGGGQNGGSGYGSGSSSGYGQADGYGSNGGAYAQGRGQGGGGGGGQNGGSGSGSGSGSGYGQAGGYGPYGGGYAQGGGQGGGGGGGQNGGSGSGSGSGSGYGQAGGYGPYGGGYAQAGGQGGGGGGGGG; translated from the coding sequence ATGGCTAGAACCAAGTTCCTCGCACTTAGCTTCATTGTCCTCCTCGGCATTGGACTATCCAATGTTGCAAGGGTTTCTCGATATGTGAGTGCcgggggtggaggtggtggcggaggtggaggtggtgggtcAGGGAATGGTTCGGGGTCGGGATCTGGCTATGGCTCTGGATCTGGGTATGGCCAGGCAGGTGGTTCTTCTGGTGGAGCATATGCTAGTGGGGGCGGCAACGGTGAAGGTGGTGGAGGGGGACAGAATGGAGGATCCGGATACGGTTCAGGCTCTAGTTCTGGGTATGGTCAGGCTGACGGGTATGGGTCTAACGGTGGAGCGTATGCTCAGGGACGCGGacaaggtggaggtggagggggtggACAAAATGGCGGGTCTGGTTCTGGCTCTGGTTCCGGTTCTGGGTATGGTCAAGCTGGTGGGTATGGACCTTATGGTGGAGGGTATGCCCAGGGTGGTGGTcaaggtggaggtggcggtggtggacaaAATGGTGGGTCAGGAAGTGGATCCGGTTCTGGTTCTGGATATGGTCAAGCTGGCGGATATGGCCCATATGGTGGTGGTTATGCTCAGGCAGGTGggcaaggcggtggtggcggtggcggtggtgggtaA